The genomic DNA aattaataaaagaagtGTATGAAGCATTAAGAGGCAGTCCACAATGGAATGAAATGTTGTTTGTGATTACATACGACGAACATGGAGGATTTTACGATCACGTGCCAACACCGGTGGACGGAGTTCCTAGTCCAGATGACATTGTTGGTCCTGAACCATTCAAGTTTAAGTTTGATAGGCTTGGTGTTAGGGTTCCAACCATCTTTATTTCTCCATGGATTGAGCCAGGAAAAGGTAAGAATAAGATGCATATGCATGCAAACAAAAATAGTTCTTACACTCATTATTATTACACAAATTAATCATAACATGGTTACATTATACAGTGTTGCATGAACCTTCTGGACCATTTCCAACATCACAGTATGAGCATTCATCTATACCAGCAACTGTGAAGAAGATATTCAATCTCCCTGAATTTCTGACAAAGAGGGATGCATGGGCTGGAACATTTGAGGGACTTCTAACTTTAAGCAGTCCACGAACTGATTGTCCAggtaaaatatcaatatttgttCTTTATGCTCTTTACCTTTCTTTCTTCTAATGCATAAGAAATTATCTAAAATATGTGTGTTGTTTTGATGAGCTTAGAATAAAGAATGTTGCCTAAATTCATGTTGAATCAGACTCCTCTAAAGTTAACAACTTACTTTAGAGTGTTGAATAATGTCGATCAATTCAGTTTTCAGTGATTATAATGTCTATCATTAATCAATTATTGATATTACATGTACGTGAATAACAAATTCGACCATCAATCGTGTTTCTTGACTATTTAAGTGTTCATTGTGCAGAAAAACTGCCCGAACCGATTAAGCTGCGAGAGGCTGCTGCTAAAGAAGAAGCCAAGTTGAGTGAATTTCAGGAAGAATTGGTACTAATGGCAGCTACTCTTAAT from Medicago truncatula cultivar Jemalong A17 chromosome 8, MtrunA17r5.0-ANR, whole genome shotgun sequence includes the following:
- the LOC25500250 gene encoding non-specific phospholipase C4; this encodes MLSIPGNDDHPSHDVGEGQKLIKEVYEALRGSPQWNEMLFVITYDEHGGFYDHVPTPVDGVPSPDDIVGPEPFKFKFDRLGVRVPTIFISPWIEPGKVLHEPSGPFPTSQYEHSSIPATVKKIFNLPEFLTKRDAWAGTFEGLLTLSSPRTDCPEKLPEPIKLREAAAKEEAKLSEFQEELVLMAATLNGDHKKSIYPDKLIENMCVSDAVKYAEDAFNTFLNECEKAKQNGADGCDIVDCANTCSKLPNSKNFFHKMLSCITRDR